A stretch of Planctomicrobium piriforme DNA encodes these proteins:
- a CDS encoding c-type cytochrome domain-containing protein: MTDSLFSLRFLTLGGLSLAAALCALSSPTIADEPKPAPEKVTFADHVLPIMRLRCGSCHNANDQKGGLTVDNYAALMNGGSSGAVIEPGDAGNSYLYSLVTHASEPKMPPNADKMPAAELATLEKWINLGAPETAGSSVAVKKKPSLTKIEVSNQRPADVAVPTRYFADPAIVPVRSNAVTALAVSPWASVGAMSGHQQVTLFDTKTLDLLGVLPFPEGQPQVLKFSRNGSLLLVGGGRGGANGRVVVFDVKTGERKIEAGDEYDEVLAADISPDQTLIALGGPKKVLRIYSTVTGELIAENKKHTDWLTAIEFSPDGVLVASGDRSNGLIVWEAASGNLFYDLQAHKGAISDISWRPDSNVVGSASEDGTIKLWEMQNGGMIKSWDAHPGGVTAMDYTRDGQLVSTGRDRISRLWNGDGAKVRDFPAVSDLGMEVAYDAEAKRLLAGDWAGKIFVWNADDAQPIGQLATNPPTIAMQLADATGKADAVRVQLAAKQKAAADLRAKLAARQQAADAATGKAKQAAEIAAQTTSRKQQSEKAMQTQQAAVTAAELSLKETQTAQAQLSAQLKSQDDGLTAAQNVLKTATEAAAQATAAEAVAGQALAAAKQKSDELTLAAKPTEAETPLLETDAQVKQAVADRLAAATAAQQAVGPAETALTAVQGNLQQSQKNQVAAKAAVDALVAAIGATQAAQATANTAAEQAQKSVEAARKSFDEAQAQHTAALQEEQTAAKALVEAQAAAKKETDAAPATPDEQKVLGETDAAVKAAQDQLAVQEARLVRLKKCQSDLTAAPAK; the protein is encoded by the coding sequence ATGACAGACAGTCTCTTCAGCCTGCGTTTCCTGACACTCGGCGGTCTTTCGCTGGCAGCGGCGCTCTGTGCATTGTCATCACCGACGATTGCGGACGAACCGAAACCCGCCCCAGAGAAGGTCACGTTCGCCGACCACGTGCTGCCGATCATGCGTCTCCGCTGCGGTTCATGTCACAACGCGAACGACCAGAAGGGGGGCTTGACCGTCGACAACTATGCCGCCCTCATGAACGGCGGTTCGTCTGGCGCGGTGATCGAGCCGGGAGATGCCGGGAACAGCTATCTCTACAGTCTCGTGACGCATGCCAGCGAACCGAAGATGCCCCCCAACGCCGACAAGATGCCGGCGGCGGAACTGGCGACTCTCGAAAAATGGATCAACCTCGGCGCTCCCGAAACGGCCGGCAGCTCTGTGGCCGTGAAGAAGAAGCCGAGCCTGACGAAGATCGAAGTCTCCAATCAGCGTCCCGCTGATGTTGCTGTTCCCACCCGCTATTTCGCCGATCCCGCCATCGTGCCGGTTCGATCAAACGCCGTCACCGCGCTCGCAGTCAGTCCCTGGGCATCGGTCGGCGCCATGTCAGGTCATCAACAGGTGACGCTCTTCGATACCAAAACGCTCGATCTCCTCGGGGTGCTCCCCTTTCCGGAAGGCCAGCCGCAGGTGCTGAAGTTCAGCCGCAATGGCTCGCTGTTGCTGGTCGGCGGCGGTCGCGGCGGCGCGAATGGCCGCGTCGTGGTGTTCGACGTGAAGACCGGCGAACGCAAAATCGAAGCAGGCGACGAATATGACGAAGTCCTCGCCGCCGATATCAGCCCCGACCAGACGCTCATCGCCCTCGGCGGACCCAAGAAAGTCCTCCGCATCTACTCCACCGTCACCGGCGAACTGATTGCAGAGAACAAGAAACACACCGACTGGCTCACCGCCATCGAATTCAGCCCGGACGGCGTGCTGGTCGCATCAGGCGATCGCAGCAACGGACTCATCGTCTGGGAAGCGGCCAGCGGCAACCTGTTTTACGATTTGCAGGCTCACAAGGGAGCGATCTCCGACATCAGTTGGCGGCCTGACAGCAATGTCGTCGGCTCCGCCAGCGAAGACGGCACGATCAAGCTGTGGGAAATGCAGAACGGCGGCATGATCAAGTCGTGGGACGCGCATCCAGGCGGCGTGACGGCCATGGATTACACCCGTGACGGCCAGCTCGTCTCGACCGGCCGCGACCGCATCTCACGTTTGTGGAACGGCGACGGCGCAAAAGTTCGCGATTTCCCCGCCGTATCCGACCTCGGGATGGAAGTCGCCTACGACGCCGAAGCGAAGCGGCTGCTCGCCGGCGACTGGGCCGGGAAGATCTTTGTCTGGAATGCCGACGACGCTCAACCCATCGGGCAGCTCGCCACCAATCCGCCGACCATCGCCATGCAACTGGCCGACGCGACTGGCAAGGCTGACGCCGTCCGCGTGCAACTGGCCGCGAAACAGAAAGCGGCGGCTGACCTGAGAGCAAAACTCGCCGCCCGTCAACAGGCGGCCGACGCCGCGACCGGCAAAGCAAAACAGGCGGCTGAAATCGCGGCTCAGACGACATCCCGTAAACAGCAGTCTGAAAAAGCGATGCAGACTCAACAGGCCGCCGTCACCGCGGCGGAATTGAGCTTGAAGGAAACACAAACCGCACAGGCACAGCTTTCCGCACAACTGAAGAGCCAGGACGACGGCCTAACCGCCGCCCAGAATGTGCTGAAAACCGCGACCGAAGCGGCTGCTCAGGCGACTGCTGCTGAAGCGGTTGCCGGTCAGGCACTCGCCGCCGCCAAGCAAAAGAGTGACGAACTGACATTGGCCGCGAAACCCACCGAAGCTGAAACTCCGCTGCTGGAAACCGATGCTCAGGTGAAACAGGCGGTGGCGGATCGCCTGGCTGCCGCAACGGCCGCACAACAGGCCGTCGGGCCGGCAGAAACGGCCCTGACCGCAGTGCAGGGAAACTTGCAGCAGTCACAGAAGAATCAGGTCGCCGCCAAGGCAGCGGTCGATGCGCTGGTTGCGGCGATCGGCGCGACGCAAGCTGCTCAGGCGACGGCCAACACCGCTGCCGAACAGGCTCAAAAGTCAGTCGAAGCCGCTCGCAAGAGTTTCGATGAAGCCCAGGCACAGCACACCGCCGCGCTGCAGGAAGAACAGACCGCTGCGAAAGCTCTTGTCGAAGCGCAGGCGGCCGCGAAGAAAGAAACAGATGCCGCCCCGGCGACGCCTGATGAGCAGAAGGTGCTCGGCGAAACCGATGCGGCGGTGAAAGCGGCCCAAGACCAGCTCGCGGTTCAGGAAGCTCGACTCGTGCGGCTGAAGAAATGTCAGTCTGACCTGACGGCCGCTCCCGCCAAGTAA
- a CDS encoding DUF427 domain-containing protein, which produces MMRAIWNGVVLAESAHTELLEGHYYFPPGTVKPEFLRRSTTQINCPWKGMADFCHLEVDGERCENAAWYFPAPKPEAREIRNYIAFGDSVEIEIVEAQAVCLSGQ; this is translated from the coding sequence ATGATGCGCGCGATCTGGAACGGTGTCGTCCTGGCCGAATCAGCTCATACCGAGCTGCTGGAAGGCCACTATTATTTTCCGCCGGGCACGGTGAAGCCCGAATTTCTGCGTCGCAGTACGACGCAGATCAACTGTCCCTGGAAGGGGATGGCCGATTTCTGCCATCTCGAAGTCGACGGCGAACGCTGTGAAAACGCCGCCTGGTACTTCCCCGCTCCCAAGCCGGAAGCCCGGGAAATCCGCAATTACATCGCCTTCGGCGACAGCGTCGAAATCGAAATTGTCGAAGCACAGGCGGTCTGCCTGTCCGGTCAATAA
- a CDS encoding ComEA family DNA-binding protein yields the protein MAETRPDLLRKQENRRKQRISGDLKPSVIGIAQPHFDVSSPWSALLRWPRNGTIGLRQFRDSTPVSGQGMTESLSHPIEATPETSASADLPEPQNTGPKQIEPPGPSPDEPDQTDIAFGLSSGDRRFLLAACSVICLLAVVHLVRLNWPGQASLRIVRPEPLTFRIDVNRANWVEWMQLPEIGETMARNIVADREQNGPFASIADVQRVRGIGAATMQKIRPHLQLAEPAAAPPQ from the coding sequence ATGGCCGAAACAAGGCCAGACCTCTTACGAAAGCAGGAAAATCGCCGCAAACAGCGTATAAGCGGCGACTTGAAGCCCTCTGTAATTGGGATTGCACAGCCCCATTTCGATGTCAGTTCTCCCTGGTCGGCGTTGCTCCGCTGGCCGCGGAACGGCACAATCGGGCTGCGGCAATTTCGCGATTCAACACCAGTCAGCGGGCAGGGCATGACTGAAAGTCTTTCTCATCCGATTGAGGCAACTCCGGAAACGAGTGCGTCGGCAGATTTGCCAGAACCGCAAAACACTGGGCCGAAGCAGATTGAGCCGCCCGGTCCATCACCTGACGAGCCGGATCAGACAGACATTGCATTCGGACTCTCGTCCGGGGATCGCCGTTTCCTGCTCGCCGCCTGCAGCGTGATTTGCCTGTTGGCGGTTGTGCACCTGGTGCGGCTCAACTGGCCGGGTCAGGCGTCGCTGCGGATCGTACGTCCGGAGCCGTTGACCTTTCGCATCGACGTGAATCGTGCCAACTGGGTGGAATGGATGCAGTTGCCTGAAATCGGCGAGACAATGGCCCGGAACATCGTGGCCGACCGCGAACAGAATGGGCCGTTTGCGTCGATCGCCGACGTGCAGCGCGTACGGGGGATCGGTGCGGCGACGATGCAGAAGATCCGTCCGCACCTGCAATTGGCAGAGCCGGCCGCAGCGCCGCCTCAGTGA
- a CDS encoding DUF6263 family protein translates to MFARGSWRGVVLTLALGCMGCVQKSDSSQADAQLPAWMTEDSQAAPEIKLASETPSAYLGLNLKPGDQFPLRKVVQQELTQNTVNGAPQQNYSRLELLMAIHVREKLDDRIKLSVRYDRVKYQHHVADEHVEFDSTQPAQTVSPAMAAYRDMVNDGFSFWIGQDNQIVEVEGLGDFISRCLRSVPPAERQNVVLGIEAGSGDTGIANFVDNTIGLLPYGRKTSPGDAWERQQQIARPMPMHVSNVYTLKELTEKYAVIDVRGTITPSTTLNNLQGGEGVRVTVNGGSTLGSCTIFRDTGLPKESRIDRVVEMTVVMANSIQFRQTKRVTTTVESYPMTSSGNPPIAGGANSPVIQQVSGTR, encoded by the coding sequence ATGTTTGCTCGCGGGTCGTGGAGGGGCGTCGTACTGACGCTTGCTCTGGGATGCATGGGGTGCGTTCAGAAAAGTGATTCCTCTCAGGCCGATGCCCAGTTGCCGGCCTGGATGACGGAAGACTCTCAGGCTGCGCCCGAGATCAAACTCGCGAGCGAAACTCCGTCCGCCTACCTGGGCCTGAATCTGAAGCCGGGCGACCAGTTTCCGCTGCGCAAAGTGGTGCAGCAGGAACTGACCCAAAACACGGTCAACGGCGCTCCTCAGCAGAACTACTCGCGGCTCGAACTGCTGATGGCCATTCATGTCCGTGAAAAGCTGGATGACCGCATCAAGCTCTCGGTCCGTTACGACCGCGTCAAATACCAGCACCACGTCGCCGACGAACATGTGGAGTTCGATTCCACGCAGCCAGCGCAGACGGTTTCGCCAGCAATGGCCGCTTACCGCGACATGGTGAACGACGGGTTCTCATTCTGGATCGGTCAGGACAATCAGATCGTCGAAGTCGAAGGACTGGGGGATTTCATCTCCCGCTGTTTGCGGAGCGTTCCCCCCGCTGAACGCCAGAACGTCGTCCTCGGCATCGAGGCGGGCTCCGGTGATACCGGGATCGCGAACTTCGTTGACAACACCATCGGCCTGTTGCCGTATGGTCGCAAAACCTCGCCTGGCGACGCCTGGGAGCGTCAGCAGCAGATCGCCCGACCGATGCCGATGCATGTCAGCAACGTCTACACCCTGAAAGAGCTGACGGAAAAATACGCGGTCATCGATGTCCGGGGGACAATCACCCCGTCGACGACGCTCAACAATCTGCAAGGCGGCGAAGGGGTCCGCGTGACGGTGAACGGCGGAAGCACGCTCGGCAGCTGCACGATCTTCCGTGACACCGGCCTGCCCAAGGAGAGCCGCATCGACCGCGTCGTCGAAATGACGGTCGTGATGGCGAACTCGATTCAGTTCCGCCAGACAAAACGGGTCACCACGACCGTGGAATCATACCCGATGACGTCGTCCGGCAACCCGCCAATCGCAGGTGGAGCGAACTCTCCTGTCATCCAGCAAGTCAGCGGCACCCGCTAA
- a CDS encoding Minf_1886 family protein yields MSATGQSTLPRFRFHNDAYRFVFEALHHTQQRLKRPIVHDVDDDRAHITGPELLHGVKDLALERYGLLAKNVFSHWGVKSTGDFGRIVFELIERGEMRKTDRDQLTDFYDVYDFEDALDRDYKINVSKVG; encoded by the coding sequence ATGAGCGCCACCGGACAGTCGACACTTCCGCGATTCCGATTTCACAACGACGCGTACCGCTTCGTGTTTGAGGCATTGCATCACACACAGCAGCGGCTGAAGCGCCCGATTGTGCATGATGTCGACGATGATCGTGCGCACATCACCGGCCCCGAACTGTTGCACGGGGTGAAAGACCTGGCGCTCGAACGCTATGGCCTGCTCGCCAAAAATGTCTTTTCCCACTGGGGCGTCAAAAGCACCGGCGACTTCGGACGGATCGTGTTCGAACTCATCGAACGGGGCGAGATGCGGAAGACTGATCGCGATCAGCTGACCGACTTCTACGACGTCTACGACTTCGAAGACGCCCTCGACCGGGATTACAAAATCAACGTCTCAAAAGTTGGTTAG
- a CDS encoding PSP1 domain-containing protein: MAQRYVVRYGSTRQIGEFAAKGPPDFARGAQVIVRSPRGTEWGEVLCEATDRTKEYLGRNDPSGKVIREATPDDERTRETLWHREQEIFQGCRRLAGQYAAGMQLVDVEQLFGGEKVIVYYVSEARIDFRELVKALAREFQARIEMRQIGIRDEAKLLADYGDCGKPVCCNTHLTEMPPVSMKMAKVQKASLDPNKISGRCGRLKCCLRYEYDTYEAYRRELPKVGKMVITKQGQGKVLAQEILAQKLLVSFEDNRRLMIDAADVITVIGGQPHDGKSKASPADHDHDSEE, from the coding sequence ATGGCGCAGCGTTACGTTGTTCGATATGGCTCGACCCGGCAGATTGGCGAATTCGCGGCCAAAGGTCCGCCTGATTTTGCTCGCGGAGCGCAGGTGATCGTCCGGAGTCCGCGGGGCACGGAATGGGGCGAAGTTCTATGTGAAGCGACCGACCGGACCAAGGAGTACCTGGGCCGGAACGACCCGAGCGGGAAAGTCATCCGCGAAGCGACGCCTGACGATGAGCGGACCCGCGAGACGCTCTGGCATCGCGAGCAGGAAATTTTCCAGGGTTGCCGTCGTCTGGCCGGGCAGTATGCCGCCGGCATGCAATTGGTGGATGTCGAGCAACTTTTTGGCGGCGAGAAGGTGATCGTCTACTATGTTTCAGAAGCCAGAATCGATTTCCGCGAACTCGTGAAGGCGCTGGCGCGGGAATTTCAGGCTCGGATCGAGATGCGGCAGATCGGGATTCGCGATGAGGCGAAGCTGCTGGCGGACTATGGAGATTGCGGCAAGCCGGTCTGCTGTAACACCCACCTGACTGAGATGCCGCCCGTCTCGATGAAAATGGCGAAGGTCCAGAAGGCCTCGCTCGATCCCAACAAGATTTCCGGCCGCTGCGGACGCCTGAAATGCTGTCTGCGGTACGAGTACGATACCTATGAGGCCTACCGTCGCGAGCTTCCCAAAGTCGGGAAAATGGTGATTACCAAGCAGGGGCAGGGAAAAGTGCTGGCTCAGGAAATCCTGGCTCAAAAACTCCTGGTCAGCTTCGAAGATAACCGGCGACTGATGATCGACGCCGCGGATGTGATCACCGTCATTGGCGGGCAGCCCCACGACGGCAAATCGAAGGCTTCGCCGGCTGACCACGATCATGATTCCGAGGAATGA
- a CDS encoding sulfatase-like hydrolase/transferase, whose protein sequence is MSDRICLPEPEPIRELRSKPGSMMRLWTTLWMCAACLTAVLMPVGTLQAESRPSILLLLADDLSYDAVHALGNQEVRTSNIDSLFAQGTTFTHCYNMGGWNGAICVASRTMLNTGRALWKAPQTKPQLEAEFAGKRFWSQSLKAAGYRTLMTGKWHLQIDPAKVFDEVRHVRQGMPHDSDQYNRPLDGQPDKWSPSDPKFGGYWTGGKHWSEVTADDAIAFLDESVGKTAPFFLYTAFNAPHDPRQSPTEFVAEYPADRVRVPDNFLPDDPHREAMGLIDLRDENLAPHPRTPHAVQVHRSEYYAIITHLDAQIGRILETLDRTGLRQNTVIIFTADHGLAVGQHGLMGKQNQFDHSVRVPFLICGPGITAGRKIDSPIYLQDAMPTTLQLAGAAIPPDVDFQSLLPLLHGEKPTTRQAISGGYIDFQRMATAEGYKLILYPKTKTARLYHLTDDPLEQHDLLESAAVNEENRAMSRRLFRTLLDLQRENGDNLNLTSVYPELAPE, encoded by the coding sequence TTGAGCGATCGGATCTGCCTGCCGGAACCAGAGCCGATCCGCGAACTGAGGAGCAAGCCTGGCAGCATGATGCGACTCTGGACGACACTCTGGATGTGCGCGGCCTGCCTGACGGCGGTCTTGATGCCTGTCGGCACTCTTCAGGCAGAATCGCGACCTTCGATTCTGCTGCTCCTGGCTGATGACCTCTCTTACGATGCGGTGCATGCTCTGGGCAACCAGGAAGTGCGGACGTCGAATATCGACTCACTGTTCGCCCAGGGGACGACGTTCACCCATTGTTACAACATGGGGGGCTGGAACGGCGCGATCTGCGTCGCCAGCCGGACGATGCTCAACACCGGCCGGGCACTCTGGAAAGCGCCGCAGACCAAGCCGCAACTCGAAGCCGAATTCGCTGGCAAACGGTTCTGGTCACAATCGCTCAAAGCCGCCGGTTACCGGACATTGATGACCGGAAAATGGCATCTGCAGATCGATCCCGCAAAAGTCTTTGACGAAGTGCGGCATGTGCGTCAGGGGATGCCCCACGATTCTGATCAATACAACCGCCCGCTCGACGGCCAGCCCGACAAATGGAGTCCTTCCGACCCGAAGTTTGGCGGATACTGGACCGGCGGCAAGCACTGGAGCGAAGTGACCGCCGACGACGCGATCGCATTTCTGGACGAGTCGGTCGGAAAGACAGCTCCTTTCTTCCTGTACACCGCCTTCAATGCCCCGCATGATCCTCGGCAGTCGCCGACAGAATTCGTCGCCGAGTATCCGGCTGATCGGGTGCGAGTACCTGATAATTTTCTGCCGGATGATCCGCATCGCGAGGCGATGGGATTGATCGATCTGCGCGATGAAAACCTCGCACCACATCCGCGCACGCCGCACGCAGTTCAGGTCCATCGCAGCGAGTATTACGCCATCATCACCCATCTCGATGCACAGATCGGGCGGATTCTGGAAACACTGGATCGCACCGGCCTGCGGCAGAATACGGTGATCATCTTCACTGCGGATCACGGACTGGCAGTGGGCCAGCATGGTTTAATGGGAAAGCAGAACCAGTTCGACCACAGCGTGCGAGTGCCGTTTTTGATCTGCGGACCAGGCATCACGGCGGGGCGAAAGATTGACTCTCCGATCTATCTCCAGGATGCCATGCCGACGACGCTGCAACTCGCCGGCGCAGCGATTCCGCCTGACGTCGATTTTCAAAGCCTGTTACCGCTGCTGCATGGTGAGAAGCCGACCACGCGACAGGCGATTTCCGGAGGTTATATCGACTTCCAGCGGATGGCGACGGCCGAGGGTTACAAGCTGATTCTCTACCCAAAGACGAAAACGGCGCGGCTGTATCACCTGACGGATGACCCGTTGGAACAGCACGACCTGCTGGAATCAGCTGCCGTGAATGAAGAGAACCGGGCGATGTCGCGGCGACTGTTTCGAACTCTGCTCGACCTGCAACGTGAAAACGGTGACAATCTCAACCTGACGTCCGTTTACCCAGAACTGGCCCCAGAGTGA
- a CDS encoding HAD family hydrolase → MKTVCLFDIDGTLLSAGGAGQHAMEQALEEVFGVQGPYHDIPAAGRTDWAITRDLFAFHDLEVTDHQWQRFLEAYLRLLPISMTTKNGQVLPGVNELLNELSRRDDVALGLLTGNLEVGARLKLRHFDIDHHFHFGGYGDSHLDRDDVARLAHRAAGEHLTTEIHADRLWVIGDTPADVKCGRAIGAKVLAVATGIHSISELEPSRPDDLRESLADVDSVLRTLIG, encoded by the coding sequence ATGAAAACGGTCTGCCTGTTTGATATCGATGGAACGCTGCTGAGCGCCGGAGGCGCTGGTCAACATGCAATGGAACAGGCGCTGGAAGAAGTGTTCGGCGTGCAGGGGCCGTATCACGATATTCCCGCCGCAGGCCGCACTGACTGGGCCATCACCAGAGATCTTTTCGCCTTTCACGACCTCGAAGTCACCGACCACCAGTGGCAGCGGTTTCTTGAAGCCTACTTACGGCTGCTGCCGATTTCGATGACCACCAAGAACGGTCAGGTGCTCCCAGGCGTCAATGAACTGCTGAACGAACTGAGCCGTCGCGACGATGTCGCCCTCGGCCTGTTGACCGGCAACCTTGAAGTCGGAGCCCGGCTGAAGCTGCGTCACTTTGACATCGACCATCATTTTCACTTCGGGGGCTACGGCGACTCCCATCTCGACCGCGACGATGTCGCGCGGCTGGCGCATCGTGCCGCTGGCGAACACCTCACCACGGAGATCCACGCCGACCGACTGTGGGTGATTGGCGATACCCCTGCTGATGTGAAATGCGGACGGGCGATCGGCGCGAAAGTGCTGGCGGTCGCCACCGGCATCCATTCCATCAGCGAACTCGAACCCTCACGCCCTGACGACCTCCGCGAATCCCTGGCCGATGTCGACTCCGTCCTCAGAACCCTCATCGGCTGA
- the plsY gene encoding glycerol-3-phosphate 1-O-acyltransferase PlsY produces MSTGLQLVLAALGSALLGSIPFSLLIARFAGGIDLRKVGSGNVGATNVARTLGWKWGTLALLCDAAKGVVPVLLFPALMTTASPGLDNERVLCGVCAILGHMFPPWLGFKGGKGVATALGVVTVLAPAGTGIACLAFIVTFALSRIVSLSSIVAALSYAIAEVVLHGSDLWGPQTWGLGAFAIAIPLLIIYRHRTNIVRLWHGQEPRLQLKKKTGEPEV; encoded by the coding sequence ATGTCCACCGGGCTGCAACTCGTTCTCGCCGCACTGGGTTCCGCGCTGCTGGGGTCGATTCCCTTCAGTCTGCTGATCGCCCGTTTCGCCGGCGGAATTGATCTGCGAAAAGTGGGGAGCGGCAACGTCGGGGCGACGAATGTCGCCAGAACCCTTGGCTGGAAATGGGGCACGCTGGCGCTGTTGTGCGACGCCGCCAAGGGAGTCGTCCCCGTCCTGCTGTTCCCTGCCCTGATGACGACTGCGAGCCCCGGCCTCGACAACGAACGGGTGCTGTGCGGAGTCTGCGCCATTCTCGGTCACATGTTCCCCCCGTGGCTCGGCTTCAAGGGGGGGAAAGGGGTCGCCACGGCGCTCGGCGTTGTCACCGTACTGGCGCCGGCCGGTACCGGTATTGCCTGCCTGGCTTTCATCGTGACGTTCGCGCTGTCGCGGATTGTTTCGCTTTCCTCGATTGTGGCGGCGTTATCGTATGCGATTGCTGAAGTGGTGCTGCATGGTTCCGATTTGTGGGGGCCGCAAACCTGGGGGCTCGGCGCCTTCGCGATCGCGATTCCATTGCTCATCATCTACCGCCACCGCACCAACATCGTCCGCTTGTGGCACGGCCAGGAGCCGCGGCTGCAGCTCAAAAAGAAAACAGGCGAGCCGGAGGTGTGA
- a CDS encoding DoxX family protein, whose translation MKLLIVMFCVIVGPWAAAMLLELTTGKQWIDPKLAGCLGVTCLFLLTGVGHFFLTQPMARMLPAWVPAKVPLVYITGMIELAAAVLILVPQWRAAVGWGLIVMLALFLPVNIYAAVKKIPIGGHEFGMKYLAIRIPLQFFLMWWIWRFAVA comes from the coding sequence ATGAAACTGCTGATCGTCATGTTTTGCGTGATCGTGGGCCCTTGGGCGGCGGCGATGCTGCTGGAGCTGACGACCGGCAAGCAGTGGATCGATCCCAAGCTGGCCGGCTGCCTGGGGGTGACCTGTCTATTCTTGCTAACGGGCGTTGGGCATTTCTTTCTGACTCAGCCGATGGCGCGAATGCTGCCGGCCTGGGTGCCAGCGAAAGTGCCGCTCGTTTACATCACTGGAATGATCGAACTCGCAGCCGCGGTTTTGATTTTAGTCCCACAATGGCGAGCGGCCGTCGGGTGGGGCCTGATTGTGATGCTGGCCCTATTCCTGCCAGTGAACATCTATGCCGCCGTGAAGAAGATCCCGATTGGCGGGCACGAGTTTGGGATGAAGTATCTGGCCATTCGCATCCCGCTGCAGTTCTTTCTGATGTGGTGGATCTGGCGGTTTGCCGTGGCGTGA
- the chrA gene encoding chromate efflux transporter, translated as MNDTETVPAAPSPVSLREAFWTWCRVALLSFGGPAGQIAVMHRILVDEKKWIGEARFLHALNFCMLLPGPEAQQLATYIGWLMHGVRGGLMAGTLFILPGAVSILLLSVMYAEWQDATFVQAFFFGLKPAVLAIVIEAVLRIGKRVLKNRVMLAIAVCSFVGIFFFKVPFPVIIAAAGLTGLIGGKLAPQWFQVLKGHGSSQPTASEIDLVSTLPEQKATLRHSLLVSVVCLTLWFGPILLLAALLGRESVFYQEAVFFSQAAVVTFGGAYSVLAYLAQQAVERFHWLQSGEMLDGLGMAETTPGPLIMVVQFVGFMGAYRHPGPFSPLMAGVLGSIVTTWVTFVPCFYWIFLGAPYIERLRQNRLLSAALSSITAAVVGVVLNLAVWFAMHTLFRRVVKQTLGPLTLDVPDWAASDPPAALIAFFACWLTFRTNVGMVWTLAICCAMGMAFRMMM; from the coding sequence TTGAATGACACCGAAACGGTTCCGGCTGCTCCCTCTCCGGTCTCGCTGCGCGAGGCATTCTGGACGTGGTGTCGCGTCGCGCTGCTCAGTTTTGGGGGGCCGGCAGGGCAGATTGCGGTGATGCATCGCATTCTCGTCGACGAAAAGAAGTGGATCGGCGAAGCGCGGTTTCTGCATGCCCTCAACTTCTGCATGCTGCTGCCTGGCCCGGAAGCGCAGCAACTGGCGACCTACATCGGCTGGCTGATGCATGGGGTCCGCGGCGGGTTGATGGCAGGGACGCTCTTCATTCTGCCGGGCGCCGTTTCGATTCTGCTGCTGAGCGTGATGTACGCAGAATGGCAGGACGCCACCTTCGTGCAGGCGTTCTTCTTCGGGCTCAAGCCCGCGGTGCTGGCGATTGTGATCGAGGCGGTGCTGCGGATCGGAAAACGGGTATTGAAGAATCGCGTGATGCTGGCGATTGCGGTCTGCTCGTTCGTGGGGATCTTCTTTTTCAAAGTGCCGTTTCCGGTGATCATCGCCGCGGCGGGACTGACCGGGTTGATTGGCGGGAAGCTGGCTCCGCAGTGGTTTCAAGTCCTGAAAGGGCATGGATCGTCACAACCGACGGCCTCTGAGATTGATCTCGTTTCGACACTGCCAGAGCAGAAGGCGACGTTGCGGCATTCGCTGCTGGTGAGTGTGGTATGTCTGACGCTGTGGTTCGGGCCGATTCTGCTGCTGGCGGCGTTACTGGGTCGCGAATCGGTCTTTTACCAGGAAGCGGTGTTCTTCAGTCAGGCGGCGGTGGTGACATTTGGCGGGGCGTATTCGGTTCTCGCGTATCTGGCTCAACAGGCGGTCGAGCGCTTTCACTGGCTGCAGTCAGGCGAGATGCTGGATGGCCTCGGCATGGCCGAAACGACACCTGGCCCGTTAATCATGGTGGTGCAGTTCGTAGGGTTCATGGGGGCGTATCGGCATCCAGGTCCATTCAGTCCGCTCATGGCAGGCGTGCTGGGATCGATCGTGACGACGTGGGTCACATTTGTGCCGTGCTTCTACTGGATCTTCCTCGGCGCGCCGTACATCGAACGCCTGCGCCAGAATCGTTTGCTGTCGGCGGCGCTCTCCTCCATCACGGCCGCGGTCGTGGGAGTGGTACTCAACCTCGCGGTGTGGTTCGCGATGCATACGTTGTTCCGAAGGGTCGTGAAGCAGACCTTGGGCCCGTTGACGCTGGATGTTCCCGACTGGGCAGCGTCGGATCCGCCTGCCGCACTGATCGCCTTCTTTGCGTGCTGGCTGACGTTCCGCACGAACGTGGGCATGGTGTGGACGCTGGCAATCTGCTGTGCGATGGGGATGGCCTTCAGGATGATGATGTGA